The genomic region CAGTACGGCATGCGGTAGAGGGAAGCGTCAATCATATCTGGACAATTTCTGCGCTCCAGTTGCATCCGCACGCAATTATCGTATGCGACGAACCGGCCACCGATGAACTCCGCGTTGGAACCGTCCGGTATTTTAAAGATATCGAATCTTCAATTTCAGCAGGCGGAACAAAATAAGCATGCAGAAATCACTCAAGTTTCAAACCGTTTCTTTTTTTATCATTCTGGCGATTACCGTTGTGCTGGTAGCGCGGGTGTTTTTACCCTACGCGAGTGTACTGCTTTGGTCGGCTATCCTCTATATTATGTTCGGGCCGCTGTATCATAAACTGCTTAAAAAGCTGAATTCTGAGTCCCGATGGTTTAGAATGCAACAGAGAATTATCGCCGCCTCATTTTCAGTCGGTATTATTATACTGGTTGCCGGGGTTCTGTTCTTTTTTGCTATTAAACTGATCGGGCAGGGGCAGATGTTCGTAAAGAAAATGATGAACTTTTTCGTTACACATCCTCAGCTATTTAGAATGGAAAAAGACGCGCCGCTGAACGAATTGGTCATGCAAATTTCGATGGGAACAATCGATCTTTCGGTATTCGACTTTAAAAGAGAGCTGATGAATTTTTTTATTCAATATGCCGATACGATTGTTCGCTATGCAACGAGTATTGCAAAAAATATCGGTAATTTTGTGCTTTCACTCCTGTTCATGTGTTTTGCGCTTTATTTCCTGTTTATCGACGGGCAATACCTCGCTTCGGTGTTTGTAACGGCTATTCCGATTCAGGTGTCGGAAGGTCAAAAATTGGCGGCAAAGATAAAAGATACTATCACCAATCTTTTTATGGGGTACTTCCTCGTTTCAATATGTCAATTTGCAGCGGCGTTTATTGTGTACACTATTTTTCAGGTCGAAGGTGCACTGCTTTTATCCTTTTTAACTTTTTTCAGCTCATTTTTACCCTTCTTTGGATGCGCGTTGGTGTGGGCGCCGCTTGGGATAGAAATATTGTTAACGGCAGGTTTATTTAAAGGCATTCTCTTCCTCTGTGTCGCAGGTTTTTTTATCAGTTCAATCGATAATTTTTTACGACCGATGTTTTTGCAGAACCGTGTTCAGATACATCCGTTGCTGATTTTCTTTTCGATACTTGGCGGTATCCGTTTTTTTAAGCTGAACGGAATTGTGCTTGGTCCGCTGTTTGTTATCCTCTTGTTTACGCTGATCGATATTGCGCGGACTTCGGACAGTACGGATGCTGAAGTCTAGCCTTGACTATGAATAGCCGCCCGCTGTTATACCATCGGCGTATTGAGCGAATACACCCGTTGATTTCGCCGCAGCAGATGCTTGAAAAAATTCCCGTATCGGAAAAAGCGTGTCAAACAGTGTTGACCGGAAGGAAAGAAGTTGAAGCGATTTTGTCCGGTACTGACAATCGGTTTTTACTGATTGTCAGTCCGTGTTCTATCCACGACCCGGTTTCTGCGGTGGATTATGCCGGCCGATTAATGCGTTTACGGGCAAAATATCGTGATTGCTTTTGTATTATCATGCGGGTGTATTTTGAAAAACCTCGTACCGGTTTGGGCTGGCGCGGTTTAATCGTGGAACCTGCGCTTGATGGGGTTATTAATATTACCGGCGGGCTGGAAACGGCACGTAAAACACTGAGCGCTATAACCGAACTAGGGTTGCCGGTTGCTTCGGAGCTGCTCGACCCTATTGTGCCACAATATACTTCGGATTTTATCAGCTGGGCATCTATCGGTGCGCGCTCCGCCGAAAGTCAGATTCATCGAGAACTCGCTTCGGGTCTGTCGATGCCGGTCGGGTTTAAGAACCCTACCGATGGTGATATCAGTACGGCGATAAACGCGATCGTTTCCGCACGGGAACCGCATGCTTTCCTCGGCATTATGCAGAACGGCAGCCCCGCAGTGATGCATACAAGCGGCAATGAATACGCGCACCTCGTATTGAGGGGCAGCGTACACGGAGCAAACTGTGACAGGGCTTCAATAGAAGAAAGCCGCCGCCTTTTGGCGGAACAGGGCATACGGCCGGTGATCTTGATTGACTGTTCGCACGGTAATTCACAACGTCAGCCCGAAAAGCAGCGGGACATCCTACTCGGAAGCCTCCGGCTGAGACTGGAAACGCCGCAGATTGAAGCAGTCCGCGGCTGTATGCTCGAAAGCTTTATTCAGGCGGGGGCTGTTTCGCCGGAGCATTGCACTGAAAAGAGCGAGTACGGCAAATCAATTACCGACCCCTGCATGAGCTGGGAAATGACCGAATCGCTTCTCACCGAAGCCGCGGATATATGGACAGGGCAACTGCATTAGAAATATTCCAAGCAGTTGCCTTCCTCTTGTATGAAATTTTGTTAAAAATTTCATACATTTTTTTAAGGAAGGACAAGCGCATCAGACAGATAAATAAAAATCGCAGAAGAATGGAGATCGGACAACCATTTGAGACGCAAAGCGGCGAAACTCTGGTTGGATGGTCTCCATTCTTCTGCGGGGTAGTTAGAAAACGGTCTGATGCGCTTGTCCTGTACTCGGAGATATTATTATGAAAAAAATTAAATTGTACACCGATGGAGCATGTTCTCAAAATCCCGGCCCGGGCGGCTGGGCATTTGTGATGATTCTCAAAGACGTTCAAGGCGATCAGTCAGAGCAGGAATTGCTGCGAGGATCCGGCGGGGAGAAATTGACTACGAACAATAGAATGGAATTACTCGCCGTTATTCAAGCACTGACTGCCTATCAAGAAAATATATTGCCGTGCTATGCCGACTGTCCGCTAACCCTGCATACGGATTCCCAGTATGTGCAGCAGGGGATCTCTTCGTGGATAAAAAAGTGGAAGCTGAACGGCTGGAAAACAGCTGCCAGAGAGCCGGTAAAGAATCAAGACCTTTGGCAGCAGCTTGATGCACTTGCCTCTCAGCTCAGTCTTGAATGGATGTGGGTAAAAGGGCATGCAGGAAATCGCTATAACGAACTCTGCGATACCCTCGCCGTAGAAGCAGCTAAAAGAGCAAAGTAATCTAAGATATTTCGATTGTTTTCCGTGACGATTACACAAAAGGGAGGTTTGTATGAAAAACGAAAAAGTATATCGAGAATTAGCGGATCGTATAGCAGCGGCGCAGCACTGTGTTGCCTTTACGGGCGCAGGAGTCAGTACCTTATCCGGCATTCGGGATTTTAGGGGGAAGGACGGACTGTATACGCTGCCTGAAACCGATAAGATGTTCGATATCGAAGTCTTTAGGGAAACGCCGTCGGTATACTATCGGCTTGCAAAGGAATTTATCTACGGGTTACAAGAAAAAGAACCGTCGATTGTGCATCAGGTACTTGCAGGTTTGGAAGCCCGCGGAATGTTAAAGGCACTCATTACGCAAAACATCGACTTATTGCACCAAAAAGCCGGAAGCAAGCACGTTATCGAAGTGCACGGTTCTCCTTCGCGGCATAGCTGTACGCATTGTTCTTATAGTACAACCTTTGAAGATGTCGTCGATGTTGCTCGCAAGGGAGAGGTTCCGCTCTGTCCGAAATGCGGTCATGCATTAAAGCCTGATATTACGTTTTTCGGTGAAGCGCTCCCGTTTGCTGCAATAACGGAGGCTCAACAAGAATGCGGCAGGGCGGATCTATTGCTGGTATTGGGCAGCAGTCTCACCGTGTATCCTGCCGCAGCGCTGCCGCAGCTGACCCTGAAAGCGGGCGGTACGGTGGCTATTGTCAACGAACAGCCGACATATTTTGACGATTACGCAATCCTCCGTTGTACCGACTTGCAGGAGTGTTTTGAATATCTTAAGCATACATTGCTTGAATAACACGGGGACTCTAATAGTAAAATTAAAGTGGGCGTCCCTAAAAATTTAACCATGCTTTTAGGCATGCCAATATTTTGAAAAATTTTACTGGTAAAAAGCGCGAATCAATGATATACTATTTCCAATCTACTATATTTAAAGTTGACAATTGAAAATTCATATCTGAATTGACAGTCGTCTACCTGAGGAGGATCAATGAAAAAAAACATTGCGCTATCGTTCTTATGCTTGTGTACTGTACTTTTTGTACTTACAGGCTGTAAGCCGAAAGAGGATAACGCCGATTTGGATGCGCCGGTAACCCTATCGGTGTATATGCAGATGGATCTCGCTAATCCGCAATCGGCGTATTAGCCCGAGACCGTAGCAGCTTTTGAAAAGCAATACCCGAATATCAAGCTTGAGTTCGAGTATGTGAACGGCGAAGCATTCCATGATAAGTTCCAAATCATGGCTGCTTCGGGGGATATTCCCGATGTATTTACTACGTATGCGGGAGCCCGTTCAGGTTATGTGCTTGATCGCGGTATGGTAAAAGACCTCCGCCCCTACCTGACGGATGATTTGAAAAATCAGTACAATCCTGCTGTTTGGGTGCCCCAGGGACCGAATGGAGAGATCTATATTATTTCACAGAACCTTGCGGTATGTACGGTCGTTTATGTCAATCCAAAACTACAAAAACAACTTGGCTTGACTACTCCAACAACACTCAAAGAAATGATCGATCAAGTTCCTGCTATCAGAGCAGCCGGTTTAACCCCGCTCGCTTTCGCAAACAAGGGACAGTGGCAGGCTCAGTCGCTCTTATTGTCCATGTTGACCGACCGTATGGCTGGTACCGAGTGGTTTGATAAAGCGATGGTCGGAACGGCAAAGTTCTCTGACAAGCAGTTTGTTGACGCAATCAATGTGATTAAAACGATGACCGATTCAAAGTTGTTCCCTCCGGGCGTAAACCAGATGGAGGGTACTGCTTCTTGGGGTGAATTTATTGCAGATAAGGCTGTGTATCTCTTGGATGCAGGCTGGCGTATTTCGGCATTAAAAAAAGCTGCAAAACCCGAAGACTATGCACAGTATCAGCTGATGGCATTTCCTGCTGTTGCAGGGGAAGTTACACATGGCTCCAGTGCTGCGACGATCGGTGAAGCATTCGGTATGAATGCAAAGTTGACAGGTGCAAAAGCCGACGCTGCTTGGAAATTCATTTCCTTTATGTCCGGTAAAGAAGCTTGTGAGATTTTGACAAAGTTCGGAACTATGACTACCTATAAGCTCGACCTTTCAAAATTCGATATTGATCAGCTTACAAAGCAGTATGTTGATCTGATTAATAACCAAAGCATGGGTTATGTTATCGATGCGAAGATGGACAGCGAAGGTGTAAATAGCGTACTCAACCCCGGTATTCAGGCGGTTATGATTGGGCAGAAAACTCCTGCTGAACTTGCGGACGAATACGAAGCATGGGTCGCTGCTAACGATTCCCATCGCAAGAAGTAAAATAAAACTAGAATCCACTGAAGAACGCAGGGAATAATGGGTAATTGGTGATGTTTAATGTACAATTAGAATTGCCACCAATTACCCGTTACTATAATTACACATTATCTATTAAAAACATCGCCGCAGCGATCGGCCTCAGCCATACAGAGATAGAAGCGCTTAACTAATTGAGAACGGATTGTAATTACCCATTACTCATTACCAATTATGAATTATGAATTAAATAGCAAGGCGGTTTACGGTATATGACCTACTTACGGCAAAAGCGGACAAGCTATATTTCTTTTATTTTGCCCGCTTTTATTATTTACATCGGCATTATTATTTTTCCCGTGCTGTTCAGTTTTTATTTAAGTCTGACAAAGTGGAAAGGGTATGGAAAGATGGAGTTTATCGGGCTTGGTAACTATATCAGAATGTTTACCGACCCCGTGTTCTACATCGGCTTGCGGAACAATATCCTCATCGTACTGATTTCAGTATTAGGACAGATCCCGCTCGGACTTCTGCTTGCGTACATGCTCTACCGAAAAATGGTAAAACACGCGAACTTTTTTGAAGTATTGATTTTTTTACCGATAACTATTTCATCTGTTATCGTTGCACAGCTGTGGAACCGGATATTTTCTCCTGTGGGAGTTGTCCCTGCGATTATACGCGATCTAACCGGCAATCCCGACTATATTATGACGATATTTGAAGATAAATATCTTGCAATTGTTCCGATCCTCTTTGTACTGTTGTGGCAGCATACCAGTCTTTATATGGTCATCTTTTTAGCTAACCTGCAGCGGATACCGTATAGCGTTATAGAGGCGGCTCAGCTGGAAGGCGCACGGGAAGGAACAATTTTTTGCCCGCCTTATTGCGCCGATGCTGGCAAATGTTATCTTTATCAATACTATTCTGGCAGTTTCGGGCAGTTTTAAGAGTTTTGACCTCATCTATTCGATGACCGGCGGAGGCCCCTGCGCACTTTACGGAAGTTATCGCCGTTTATATGTACAATACGACCTTTGTATTCCAGAATTACGGATACGGTAGTGCGCTGGCTGTTATCATTATCATCTTTACCGTTATAGCCCTGATGATAAGCCGAGCCGTAACAAAACGCTTTGATTATTAGGAGGCTGATATGACTATGAAACGAAATATGCTGCAGGAAGCCTCCCACGGTTGGCAAACGAGCGCCTACGTTTTAATGCTGACTTTTGCGGTACTTACGCTGTTCCCGCTTATTTGGCTTTTTTATTCGTCCTTTAAGCTGAATGCGGAAATTATGATTCACCCGTTGGCGCTGCCGAAAGCTCCGACCGTTTTTAACTATACCGAATCGTGGGCAAAGGGTGGATTAGGTATTGCACTGGTAAACAGCTTTATCTATACGATTACGGCGACCGTCTCTACCATGCTGCTTGCAATGGCTGCTGCTTTCGGTTTAACAAAATTCCCTTTCAAATCGTCAAAGGTCTTTACTTCGATTTTTGCCTTTGGTTTAATGATCAGCGTTCATGCAGTTATCATCCCGTTGTTCCAACTGGAAGCAAAACTCGGTATGGTGAATACACGCTTAGGGGTTATCATTCCGTATGTTGCTTTCAACCTTCCGATCTCCATTATGATTGCGATTTCGTATGTTAAGGGGATTCCCAATGCGCTCATTGAATCGGCGGAGATAGACGGCGCAAAGTACCGCTACATATTTTGGATGATGATTATGCCGCTGTCCGTTCCCGTCATCGCAACGATGGTTATTCTGTCTTTCTTACAGCACTGGAATGAATTTTTATTCGTGTTTGTCTTTACAACGAAGGCGACGTTGAAGAGCTTGCCGGTTGCGATTACCCAATTTGCAGGGCGGCTCAACATCGACTACGGTTTACAGTATGCCTCCCTCATTATCGGGGTACTTCCGATGATTGTATTCTATATTGTCTTCCACGCGCAGCTGATTAAGGGTTTTGGGGAAGGGGCTCTAAAAGAATAAAGGTGTTCATATTATTTATTATTGAAGGAGTTTTTTTAAATGAATAGAAAAAAGCGAGTGCTTGTGGGCGGAATGCACCATGAGTCCGATACTTTTAATCCGATTACCACCGGACCCGATGATATTTGGGTGTTACGGGGAAAGGATCTTTTAGAGGGAAAGGGGCAAAGTTCCGTTTTCGGTTCGATTGCAACGCTGAAAGAAGCGGGGTACGAGGTTATCCCGACGCTTATTGCACGGGCGGTTCCGAATGGCGAATGGGATAAAGACTACTACCTTTTCGTTAAAACAGGAATTCTTGCAGGCGATTAAAGATGCGCTGCCGTTGGATGCGCTGTGTCTTTCCCTGCACGGTTCGATGCGGGTACGTGAAATCGGTGAGGCTGAAGGCGATTTACTGGAAGATATCCGTAAAATCTGCCCCGATATTCCTATTTTGTCATCGCTCGATATGCATGCAACGATTTCGCAGCGAATGCTCGACTATGTAGACGGCTATGTAGGATATAAGTGCGCCCCGCATACGGACACATATGAAATCGGCATTCATGCGGCACGTATGACTATCGAGACATTGGAAAAAGGCATCAGGCCGGTTATGTCGGCGGTTAAGATTCCGTTTCTTATCGCAGGTGAACAATCGGAAACCAGCGTTGAGCCGATGAAAAAGTTGACGGCAACGTTACGCGAATACGAGAAACAGCCGCACATTATGGCAGCTTCGTACCTGCTCGGCTTTCCGTGGTCCGATACTGCCGACAACGGTGTTACGGCGATGGTGGTAACCGACGGAGATAAGCAGCTTGCAACCGAAAAGGCACGGGAGCTTGCTCAGTTGTTCTGGGATACCCGAAAAGAATTCTGCTTTTACAACGAGACCCG from Treponema vincentii harbors:
- a CDS encoding AI-2E family transporter, yielding MQKSLKFQTVSFFIILAITVVLVARVFLPYASVLLWSAILYIMFGPLYHKLLKKLNSESRWFRMQQRIIAASFSVGIIILVAGVLFFFAIKLIGQGQMFVKKMMNFFVTHPQLFRMEKDAPLNELVMQISMGTIDLSVFDFKRELMNFFIQYADTIVRYATSIAKNIGNFVLSLLFMCFALYFLFIDGQYLASVFVTAIPIQVSEGQKLAAKIKDTITNLFMGYFLVSICQFAAAFIVYTIFQVEGALLLSFLTFFSSFLPFFGCALVWAPLGIEILLTAGLFKGILFLCVAGFFISSIDNFLRPMFLQNRVQIHPLLIFFSILGGIRFFKLNGIVLGPLFVILLFTLIDIARTSDSTDAEV
- a CDS encoding 3-deoxy-7-phosphoheptulonate synthase, whose product is MNSRPLLYHRRIERIHPLISPQQMLEKIPVSEKACQTVLTGRKEVEAILSGTDNRFLLIVSPCSIHDPVSAVDYAGRLMRLRAKYRDCFCIIMRVYFEKPRTGLGWRGLIVEPALDGVINITGGLETARKTLSAITELGLPVASELLDPIVPQYTSDFISWASIGARSAESQIHRELASGLSMPVGFKNPTDGDISTAINAIVSAREPHAFLGIMQNGSPAVMHTSGNEYAHLVLRGSVHGANCDRASIEESRRLLAEQGIRPVILIDCSHGNSQRQPEKQRDILLGSLRLRLETPQIEAVRGCMLESFIQAGAVSPEHCTEKSEYGKSITDPCMSWEMTESLLTEAADIWTGQLH
- the rnhA gene encoding ribonuclease HI is translated as MKKIKLYTDGACSQNPGPGGWAFVMILKDVQGDQSEQELLRGSGGEKLTTNNRMELLAVIQALTAYQENILPCYADCPLTLHTDSQYVQQGISSWIKKWKLNGWKTAAREPVKNQDLWQQLDALASQLSLEWMWVKGHAGNRYNELCDTLAVEAAKRAK
- a CDS encoding Sir2 family NAD-dependent protein deacetylase, whose protein sequence is MKNEKVYRELADRIAAAQHCVAFTGAGVSTLSGIRDFRGKDGLYTLPETDKMFDIEVFRETPSVYYRLAKEFIYGLQEKEPSIVHQVLAGLEARGMLKALITQNIDLLHQKAGSKHVIEVHGSPSRHSCTHCSYSTTFEDVVDVARKGEVPLCPKCGHALKPDITFFGEALPFAAITEAQQECGRADLLLVLGSSLTVYPAAALPQLTLKAGGTVAIVNEQPTYFDDYAILRCTDLQECFEYLKHTLLE
- a CDS encoding carbohydrate ABC transporter permease, translated to MTMKRNMLQEASHGWQTSAYVLMLTFAVLTLFPLIWLFYSSFKLNAEIMIHPLALPKAPTVFNYTESWAKGGLGIALVNSFIYTITATVSTMLLAMAAAFGLTKFPFKSSKVFTSIFAFGLMISVHAVIIPLFQLEAKLGMVNTRLGVIIPYVAFNLPISIMIAISYVKGIPNALIESAEIDGAKYRYIFWMMIMPLSVPVIATMVILSFLQHWNEFLFVFVFTTKATLKSLPVAITQFAGRLNIDYGLQYASLIIGVLPMIVFYIVFHAQLIKGFGEGALKE